In the genome of Dermatobacter hominis, the window TCGTGGCCCAGGGGAAGATGAAGACCGCCTCGACGTCGAACATCACGAACAGCAGGGCGAAGATGTAGTACCGGACCTGGCTCTGGGACCACATGTCGCCGACCGGATCCGCACCGGACTCGTACGCGATGTACTTCTGCGCCTGCTTCCGGTCCGGGCGCAGCAGCGCGCTGATGCCGACGAGCAGGGCGAAGAGGACGATGCCGAGAGCGGCGAAGAGTCCGACGGTGAGGAAGCTGCGAAGGAAGTCGCTGAGCGGGTTCGCCATCAGGCTGGGAGACTACTCAGAGCCCTCGAACGGGGCCAAAGCTGCGGGCGGTCCGCCTGCCGGGCGTCGGCGCGGCGCTCAGCCCTGCGGGCCGGGCCCGGGCCCGGTGCCGAACGGCGGGGGCGTGGGCACCCCCGTGGGCACCCCCGGCGCGACGCCGTTCGTGCCGTTGGGGGTCGGCAGCCCGCTGCCGTTCCCGTTGACCGGGACGCCGTTCGGCGGCGCGACGGGGGCCGCGGGCGGCCCCGGAGCCGGGGGCGCCGCCGGGGGCGGTGCGGCCGGCGCGTGCGGCGGCGGGACCGGCGCGGCGTGCGGCGTCGCCGCAGGAGCGGGGGCGGCCACGGCCGGCGCGGCGGCGAGCGGCGCCGGCGCCGCGGGCAGGCCCCGGAGGTCGTCGGGCGGGCCGTAGTAGCCCTCGAAGTAGTCCTGCACCTTGCCGAGCCCCGGCGTGCCGATGAGCACCACGCCCATCAGGTGGGCGTTGTGCTGGCGCAGCAGCTCGATCGTGTTCTCGAGGGTCGAGCGGGCGGTCCGCCCGGACCGCACGATGAGGATCACCTCGTCGACGACGGGCAGCAGGTCGATCGCGTCGTTCGCGGCCTCCACCGGGCACGAGTCGACCAGGACCGTCCCACCCTGCTGGGCGGCGTCGGCGATCAGCTCCCGGGCCGCCTCGGCCAGGCCGACGACCTCCTTGGTGGCGGGACCGCTCGGGGCCACCCAGAGGTGGGCGGTCGGCGTGCCGTGGACGACCTCGGGGTGCGTCGGCCGGTGCACGTCGAGCCGGGCGAGGTCCCGGATGCCGGGCTGCGTGGCGGAGCCGAGCAGCGCGTCGATGCTCGGCCGGCGGAAGTCGCCGCCGACCACGAGGGTGTCGGTCCCCGACTCCGCGAGGGCCAGCGCGGTGAGGGCCACCGTGGTGGACTTGCCCTCGCCCGGCGACGCCGAGGTGAAGAGGAAGACGCGCGGCGGCCGCACCGGGCCGTCGCCGTCGGCCGTCCCCGAGAAGCGGGGGTTGGCCTGCAGGAACTGGATCGCGGACCGGATGCGGCGGTTGGGCTCGGCCCACGAGCCGGTGAGCCGGAGGCGGGCGCCCTCCGCACGCGGGATGCGCTTCCGCGGGACGTTGCCCACCTCGGCGACGATCGGGACGTCGACGGCGTCCACGAGCTCGTCGCGGGTGTCGATGCGCGGGGAGAGCCGTTCGATCACGAGGATCAGGCCCAGCCCGAGCACCGCACCCACGAGGCCGAGCAGGCCCATCCGGAAGATCGGCGAGCTCGGCACGGGCACGAGCTGGTTGTCCACCGGCGTGGGCGCCTCGGTTCCGAGCGAGCTGTACGGCAGCGTGGCCTGGGCGTTCACCCGGAAGTCGGTGAGCTGGGAGGACGCATCGGCGAGCTGGACCGCCAGCTGGTCCCGCTGGGCGGCGAGCGCCTGGCTCTGCGGCGACTGGGTCGGGGCGATGGCGGTCGGGTTGGCCTCGTCGAACGCGTCGAGCGCGGCCTGGGCCTGGTCGACGGTCTTCTGCAGCTCGGCGCCCCGGGCCTGCTGGTCCTGGAGCAGGTCCGCGTTGGTGACGTCGAGGAAGGCCTGCACGAAGGCGTCCACCCGCCGGGCCGCGAGCTGTGAGTCGGTGTCCTCCGAGGACACCTCGATCGAGGCGCTCTCGACGTCGGGGACGGCCTCGATGTCGGCGGCCAGCTCCTTGACGTCGCCCTCCTCGCCGAGCCGCTCGGCGGCGGCCGCCGCGATCTCACCACGGGTGACCTTGAGGGCGTCCTGCTCGACGTTGCCCTGCGCCCCGGTGGTCGTGCGGTTGGCGACGATCACCTCGGTGGCCTTGAAGGTGGTCTGCGTCTGCGACGGCGCCACCACCGT includes:
- a CDS encoding NADH-quinone oxidoreductase subunit A, whose amino-acid sequence is MANPLSDFLRSFLTVGLFAALGIVLFALLVGISALLRPDRKQAQKYIAYESGADPVGDMWSQSQVRYYIFALLFVMFDVEAVFIFPWATNLEWFGVFGLVEMFIFIFILVLGLVYAWRKGVLKWA
- a CDS encoding polysaccharide biosynthesis tyrosine autokinase, with protein sequence MTKIRAVLRRRWPIVAVALVLGAIAGALSTVVAPSQTQTTFKATEVIVANRTTTGAQGNVEQDALKVTRGEIAAAAAERLGEEGDVKELAADIEAVPDVESASIEVSSEDTDSQLAARRVDAFVQAFLDVTNADLLQDQQARGAELQKTVDQAQAALDAFDEANPTAIAPTQSPQSQALAAQRDQLAVQLADASSQLTDFRVNAQATLPYSSLGTEAPTPVDNQLVPVPSSPIFRMGLLGLVGAVLGLGLILVIERLSPRIDTRDELVDAVDVPIVAEVGNVPRKRIPRAEGARLRLTGSWAEPNRRIRSAIQFLQANPRFSGTADGDGPVRPPRVFLFTSASPGEGKSTTVALTALALAESGTDTLVVGGDFRRPSIDALLGSATQPGIRDLARLDVHRPTHPEVVHGTPTAHLWVAPSGPATKEVVGLAEAARELIADAAQQGGTVLVDSCPVEAANDAIDLLPVVDEVILIVRSGRTARSTLENTIELLRQHNAHLMGVVLIGTPGLGKVQDYFEGYYGPPDDLRGLPAAPAPLAAAPAVAAPAPAATPHAAPVPPPHAPAAPPPAAPPAPGPPAAPVAPPNGVPVNGNGSGLPTPNGTNGVAPGVPTGVPTPPPFGTGPGPGPQG